One Deltaproteobacteria bacterium genomic window carries:
- a CDS encoding DUF255 domain-containing protein, whose product MSGNRDGKPNNLINEKSPYLLKHAYNPVEWHPWGEEAIRKAARENKPILLSIGYSTCHWCNVMEKESFSDPGVAEVMNRHLVCIKLDREERPDIDKIYITVVTALTGSAGWPLNVFLTPELKPFFGGTYFPPEQRLNSPGWVDLIEEIGKAWNDPERRRQIDSSSDEIVSSVRGFLSGSKEAGEFQEKWIHDGFESINASFDPRHGGFSGAPKFPVPVVHQFLLRYRVHAMTTPGSGEKGNAALDMSLFSLRKMAEGGIFDHLGGGFHRYSTDERWHLPHFEKMLYDNAQLAKTYLEAYQLSGDDFFANVAEKTLAYLLGELHHDGGGFYSAEDADSLPPFLADRFPHDDIGHLKEGAFYVWEKKEILQALGKERGEIFCSRYGVEEEGNVRYDPMGEFPGKNVLYAARTDRELAGEHGVPQDKIADIIRDGEEKLLAARSGRPRPLLDDKIITSWNGLAISALSAAHQALDEKKYLDAAVKAAAFIRKNLYDEETGQLYRRWRDGSREVPGMADDYTFLTQGLIDLYEASLDGEYLRWAVRLAREAISRFSDGKMGGYFMTEEGHDPYLIIRVKEDYDSVEPSPGSVAAMNLIRLSRYTEDGQLVEEARKTLRYFSSMARKAPGSVPYLLSSAISHFSPPLHVVVVGSPDEELTGRLLAPVRPRFLPAKTVILLDDAKTGNVVNDLPFTEQMVRKEGKPTAYICVGYTCRQPSSDPDEVSSILDGIHGGNSPQ is encoded by the coding sequence ATGAGCGGAAACAGGGATGGGAAGCCCAATAATCTCATCAACGAAAAAAGCCCCTACCTTCTGAAGCACGCCTACAACCCCGTGGAGTGGCACCCCTGGGGGGAGGAGGCGATCAGGAAGGCCGCGAGGGAAAACAAGCCGATCCTCCTATCGATCGGGTATTCCACCTGTCACTGGTGCAACGTGATGGAGAAGGAATCCTTTTCCGACCCCGGCGTCGCCGAGGTGATGAACAGGCACCTGGTCTGCATCAAGCTCGACAGGGAGGAGAGGCCGGACATCGACAAAATCTACATAACCGTCGTAACCGCCCTGACGGGGTCGGCGGGATGGCCCCTGAACGTCTTCCTCACGCCCGAGCTCAAACCCTTTTTCGGGGGGACCTATTTCCCCCCGGAGCAACGGTTGAACTCTCCCGGCTGGGTCGACCTCATCGAGGAAATCGGGAAGGCGTGGAACGACCCCGAAAGGCGCAGGCAGATAGACTCCTCCTCCGATGAGATCGTCTCCTCCGTCCGGGGATTTTTGTCGGGCTCGAAAGAGGCGGGTGAGTTCCAGGAGAAATGGATTCACGACGGCTTCGAGTCCATCAACGCATCCTTCGACCCGCGCCACGGCGGCTTCAGCGGAGCCCCGAAATTTCCCGTTCCGGTGGTTCATCAGTTCCTCCTGAGATACCGCGTCCACGCGATGACCACCCCCGGGTCCGGGGAAAAGGGGAATGCCGCCCTGGATATGTCCCTCTTCTCACTCAGGAAGATGGCCGAAGGAGGAATCTTCGACCACCTCGGCGGGGGGTTTCACCGGTACTCGACGGACGAGCGGTGGCACCTGCCCCACTTCGAGAAGATGCTCTATGACAACGCCCAGCTCGCAAAAACCTATTTGGAAGCATACCAGCTCAGCGGGGATGACTTCTTCGCGAATGTAGCGGAAAAGACCCTCGCTTACCTGCTGGGGGAGCTTCACCACGACGGAGGCGGATTTTACTCGGCCGAGGACGCAGACAGCCTCCCCCCTTTTCTCGCTGACCGCTTTCCCCATGACGATATCGGGCACCTGAAGGAGGGGGCATTTTACGTCTGGGAAAAAAAGGAGATCCTCCAGGCGCTGGGGAAGGAAAGGGGGGAGATTTTCTGCTCCCGGTACGGGGTGGAAGAGGAGGGGAACGTCCGTTACGACCCCATGGGCGAGTTTCCAGGGAAAAATGTCCTCTATGCCGCACGAACGGACAGGGAGCTGGCGGGGGAACACGGCGTGCCACAAGATAAGATAGCCGATATCATCCGGGACGGGGAGGAGAAGCTCCTCGCGGCACGGTCAGGGCGACCGCGGCCCCTCCTCGACGACAAGATCATCACCTCGTGGAACGGACTGGCCATATCGGCCCTTTCCGCCGCCCACCAGGCCCTGGATGAAAAAAAATACCTGGATGCGGCCGTGAAGGCGGCGGCCTTCATCAGGAAAAACCTCTACGACGAAGAAACCGGGCAACTCTACAGGCGATGGCGCGACGGAAGCAGGGAGGTTCCGGGTATGGCCGACGACTACACGTTCCTGACCCAGGGACTGATCGACCTCTACGAGGCGTCCCTCGACGGGGAGTACCTTCGCTGGGCAGTCAGGCTCGCCCGGGAGGCGATCTCTCGATTTTCGGACGGAAAAATGGGGGGCTATTTCATGACGGAAGAGGGGCACGACCCGTACCTTATCATCAGGGTCAAAGAGGACTACGACAGCGTCGAGCCGTCACCGGGCTCCGTGGCGGCGATGAACCTTATCCGACTCTCTCGGTATACGGAGGACGGGCAGCTCGTCGAAGAAGCCCGGAAAACGCTCAGGTACTTCAGCTCCATGGCGAGGAAGGCACCGGGATCCGTGCCCTACCTGCTCTCATCAGCCATCAGCCACTTCTCTCCCCCCCTTCACGTCGTCGTCGTCGGCTCCCCCGACGAGGAGCTCACGGGACGCCTGCTCGCCCCGGTTCGACCCCGCTTTCTTCCCGCAAAAACGGTGATTCTCCTGGACGACGCGAAAACAGGTAACGTCGTAAATGACCTTCCCTTCACGGAGCAGATGGTGAGAAAGGAGGGCAAGCCCACCGCTTACATTTGCGTGGGCTATACCTGCAGGCAGCCGTCATCGGACCCGGATGAGGTCTCCTCCATCCTCGACGGGATCCACGGGGGAAACAGCCCGCAGTAA
- a CDS encoding HAD-IA family hydrolase: MIEAIVFDFGNVIYRFDRELFLAKLAPHTDISLEELFTRLYGSDIPRRYETGAITSDEFFLLTCNQCGVSIPRHAFIEAFNSMFTPIPGMSELIRSLNGRYRLGLLSNTNEWHFEHTIRRANVFGLFESVTLSYRVGEMKPGAGIYRDALGQLNLPPERCVYVDDVREYALAAADIGMKGIHFTTRESLIESLREIGVTVSG; the protein is encoded by the coding sequence ATGATCGAGGCGATTGTTTTCGATTTCGGCAACGTCATTTACCGCTTCGACAGAGAGCTGTTTCTTGCGAAGCTGGCCCCCCACACGGATATTTCCTTAGAGGAGCTCTTCACCCGCCTGTACGGCTCCGACATTCCGCGCCGGTACGAGACGGGGGCGATAACGTCCGATGAGTTTTTTCTGTTGACCTGTAATCAGTGCGGGGTGTCGATTCCACGGCATGCCTTCATCGAGGCGTTCAACAGCATGTTTACCCCCATCCCCGGCATGTCTGAGCTGATACGCTCCCTGAATGGCCGGTACCGCCTGGGACTCCTTTCCAATACCAACGAGTGGCATTTCGAACACACCATACGCAGGGCGAACGTGTTCGGCCTCTTCGAATCTGTCACGCTCTCCTACCGGGTGGGGGAGATGAAGCCGGGCGCCGGGATCTACCGTGACGCCCTCGGTCAGCTCAACCTTCCTCCTGAGCGGTGCGTCTACGTGGACGACGTGAGAGAGTATGCCCTTGCTGCCGCGGATATCGGCATGAAGGGGATTCACTTCACGACACGAGAATCGCTCATCGAATCGCTAAGAGAGATCGGCGTAACGGTTTCCGGTTGA
- a CDS encoding TetR family transcriptional regulator, giving the protein MRATLSLISEKGYLGATTREISTRAGVTELTLFRHFGSKEKLFEEVLKRYTFLPKLKELGPDLETMPYPEALNTIGLQFLETLRERKSLVKIILSELNLYPEKVRDVHTGFVDEMVRILGEYMKKLQDSETIRSFPPEDGARLFLRSIFSYFLSEEILRGKNLQKKEMERSIALFVDIFMHGTLKKNRKARTRKSAGGK; this is encoded by the coding sequence TTGAGGGCAACCCTGAGCCTCATCTCGGAAAAAGGCTACCTCGGGGCCACGACGAGAGAGATATCGACGAGAGCGGGTGTAACGGAGCTCACCCTGTTCCGGCACTTCGGTTCAAAGGAAAAGCTCTTCGAAGAGGTTTTGAAGCGGTACACCTTCCTGCCAAAATTGAAGGAGCTGGGGCCCGATCTCGAAACGATGCCGTACCCCGAGGCGCTCAATACGATCGGCCTGCAGTTTCTCGAGACACTGCGGGAGAGAAAGTCGCTGGTGAAGATCATCCTCTCGGAGCTCAACCTCTACCCCGAGAAGGTACGGGACGTTCACACCGGCTTCGTTGATGAGATGGTCCGTATCCTCGGGGAGTACATGAAGAAGCTGCAGGATTCGGAAACGATCAGGAGCTTCCCCCCGGAAGATGGCGCGCGGCTGTTTTTACGGAGCATCTTTTCCTACTTCCTCAGCGAAGAGATACTGCGCGGGAAAAACCTGCAGAAAAAGGAGATGGAAAGAAGCATAGCCCTCTTCGTCGATATCTTCATGCACGGGACCCTCAAGAAAAACCGGAAAGCAAGAACGAGGAAGTCAGCAGGAGGAAAATGA
- a CDS encoding efflux RND transporter periplasmic adaptor subunit: MSRKRKISLFAVTGALAAAAMLSKAGLTESRAEKEKKGMPPALVVVSQVKTGMLSPYAEFTGSVYFSQVSDLSSEVSGSVNDVLFEEGQVVKQGQTLLKMDSEILEKRMEVVVANYEEARTELEKAQIDLKRIENLYREESVAEQTYDDYRFKVLTFERKTASLENEVEQLKIELEKKTIRSPFDGVVIKKFADRGEWLDPGVKVATIAKRNSYDIVVDVPSSIISLVEEKMEVEVSAGGRQFTGRVFAIIPMGDISTRTFPVKIRIKTDYPLLEGMEAKASLPEGEKVESLIVPRDAIVTVFGTTAVFTVAESKAQMIPVTVLGYRGLEAGVNGEGLREGMPVVVKGNERLRDGQDVAIDQAR; the protein is encoded by the coding sequence ATGTCAAGGAAACGCAAAATCTCTCTTTTCGCCGTCACCGGTGCTCTCGCAGCGGCCGCCATGCTCTCGAAAGCCGGGCTCACCGAATCCAGGGCAGAGAAGGAGAAGAAGGGAATGCCGCCTGCACTGGTGGTTGTCTCGCAGGTAAAAACCGGGATGCTCTCTCCCTACGCCGAATTTACCGGCAGCGTCTATTTCAGCCAGGTGTCAGACCTCTCCAGCGAGGTGAGCGGGAGCGTAAACGATGTCCTGTTCGAAGAGGGGCAGGTGGTAAAGCAGGGCCAGACCCTCTTGAAAATGGACTCGGAAATTCTCGAAAAGAGGATGGAGGTGGTGGTCGCCAACTACGAAGAGGCGCGGACAGAGCTCGAAAAGGCGCAGATAGACCTCAAAAGGATAGAGAATCTCTACCGGGAGGAATCGGTAGCGGAGCAGACCTACGACGACTACCGGTTCAAGGTCTTGACGTTTGAAAGAAAGACGGCCTCCCTCGAAAACGAGGTGGAACAGCTGAAGATCGAGCTGGAGAAAAAAACGATCCGGTCTCCCTTCGACGGGGTGGTCATAAAGAAATTCGCCGACAGGGGGGAGTGGCTCGATCCCGGGGTAAAGGTTGCAACGATTGCGAAGAGAAATAGCTATGACATCGTCGTCGACGTTCCTTCCAGCATTATCAGCCTCGTGGAGGAGAAAATGGAGGTCGAGGTCTCTGCGGGGGGAAGGCAATTCACAGGCCGGGTTTTCGCCATCATCCCGATGGGGGATATATCGACGAGGACATTTCCCGTAAAGATCAGAATCAAAACGGACTATCCCCTCCTCGAGGGTATGGAGGCGAAAGCAAGTCTTCCCGAGGGGGAGAAGGTTGAGTCCCTCATCGTGCCCCGCGATGCCATCGTCACCGTTTTCGGGACCACCGCCGTCTTCACCGTAGCCGAGTCAAAAGCGCAGATGATCCCGGTAACGGTGCTCGGATACAGGGGGCTCGAGGCCGGCGTGAATGGGGAGGGGCTGCGTGAGGGCATGCCGGTGGTGGTGAAAGGAAACGAAAGGTTACGGGACGGGCAGGACGTCGCCATCGACCAGGCCCGGTGA
- a CDS encoding MMPL family transporter — protein sequence MDLISFSIRKPVTIIVGVIFVLLFGWIGLSSMPYQLTPTVTEPEITVTTVWTGATPYEIERDIVEEQEDVLKGIPGLIEMESSSINNQGTVTLRFQIGTDVDDALLRVSNKLNEVPSYPENVEKPIINATGAATSPVIWMILKTKENNDRPISTYRTFFENEVRQHLERVEGVADLFIGGGTETEMHITIRPERLSSYGLTVTDLIDVLRSENVNVSAGIMGVGRRDFRIRTVGEFKTVEEIGRIIVKSTGQNRILLSDVASVSIGYEKRTVAMIHNSREGIAVGVKPEPGTNVLAMTDRANEVVTWLNEKKLSPEGVYLDWVYDQRPYIRGAINLVKQNILIGGVLAITVLLLFLRSVSSTVVVATAIPISIFGAFIFMSAFGRNLNVISLAGISFAVGMLVDNAIVVLENIDRHRKMGKKAFDAAYDGSREVWGAILASTLTTVAVFLPVVFIKEEAGQLFRDIAIAVSCAVTLSLIVSVSVIPMVSKQLFTLTEGKVVVRGKRVVDLGNRLVDWIMGLVRLSLKSTFTRAATVLGLTAFSIITAILLFPKMEYLPQGNRNLVISILVPPPGLSYEERQDIGNYIHGSIEPHIGHDTDGFPSIKNLFYVGTESIMLFGATSEHIQRAGELVPLFSGVITKIPGMFGVSNQAGIFQTRLGRARTIDVDISSADIKRVVQVAGAMFGSIKQQIPQAQIRPIPSLELSYPEVQLVPARDRLKASGMSAQELGVALDVMMDGRKVGEFKKEGEKKIDLVLRGLEKDISTPEDLYRALMVTPGGKVVPVSSLASLNRTAGMTEVRHLERDRTVTLQVTPPPALPLQEGMEIINEKVIDPLQARGMLEDVEVGMSGAADKLTETRRALQFNFILAAVITYLLMSSLFANFIYPLVIMFTVPLAAAGGFIGLTLINLFLHSHPLDILTMLGFVILIGIVVNNAILIVHQALNNIRLHGMDHYDAITESVKTRLRPIYMSATTSIFGMLPLVVAPGPGSELYGGLGSVILGGLALSTVFTVFVIPSLLTFFIGMEQRRKESGPRE from the coding sequence GTGGATCTCATAAGTTTTTCCATACGGAAACCGGTAACGATCATCGTGGGGGTTATCTTCGTGCTGCTCTTCGGCTGGATAGGGCTCTCCAGCATGCCCTACCAGCTGACCCCGACGGTCACGGAGCCGGAAATTACGGTCACCACGGTCTGGACGGGAGCCACCCCCTACGAAATAGAGCGGGACATCGTGGAGGAGCAGGAGGACGTCCTCAAGGGGATTCCCGGACTCATCGAGATGGAAAGCTCCTCGATCAACAACCAGGGAACGGTTACCCTGCGTTTTCAGATCGGGACGGACGTTGACGATGCACTCCTCCGGGTATCGAACAAGCTGAACGAAGTCCCATCCTATCCCGAAAACGTGGAGAAGCCGATTATCAACGCCACCGGCGCCGCCACGTCTCCCGTCATATGGATGATCCTCAAAACGAAGGAAAACAATGACCGGCCGATCAGCACATACAGGACTTTTTTCGAAAACGAGGTACGGCAGCATCTGGAAAGGGTCGAGGGTGTGGCCGACCTCTTCATCGGGGGCGGCACGGAAACGGAGATGCACATAACCATCCGTCCCGAGAGGCTCTCCTCTTATGGTCTTACGGTAACGGACCTGATCGACGTCCTCCGTAGCGAGAACGTGAACGTCTCTGCCGGCATCATGGGGGTCGGGAGGCGTGACTTCCGGATACGGACGGTGGGAGAGTTCAAAACGGTCGAGGAGATCGGAAGGATCATCGTCAAATCCACCGGCCAGAACAGGATCCTCCTGTCGGACGTGGCATCGGTTTCGATCGGCTACGAGAAGCGCACCGTTGCGATGATCCACAACAGCAGGGAAGGCATCGCCGTGGGGGTAAAACCGGAACCGGGAACGAATGTCCTTGCGATGACCGACCGGGCAAACGAGGTGGTAACCTGGCTCAACGAGAAGAAGCTGTCCCCCGAGGGGGTCTACTTAGACTGGGTCTACGATCAGAGGCCATACATAAGGGGCGCAATCAACCTGGTGAAACAGAACATTCTCATCGGCGGCGTCCTCGCCATAACCGTGCTCCTTCTTTTTCTGAGGAGTGTCTCCTCCACGGTCGTGGTGGCAACGGCCATCCCCATCAGCATCTTCGGCGCCTTCATATTCATGAGCGCCTTCGGCAGAAACCTGAACGTCATCAGCCTCGCGGGAATCTCCTTCGCCGTGGGCATGCTCGTTGACAACGCCATCGTGGTCCTCGAGAACATCGACCGCCACAGGAAAATGGGAAAGAAGGCATTCGATGCGGCCTATGACGGCTCCCGGGAGGTTTGGGGGGCAATTCTGGCGTCGACCCTCACCACGGTGGCGGTGTTTTTGCCCGTCGTCTTCATCAAGGAGGAGGCAGGCCAGCTCTTCCGGGACATCGCCATAGCGGTGAGCTGCGCCGTGACACTGAGCCTGATCGTGTCGGTCTCCGTTATCCCCATGGTGTCGAAACAGCTCTTTACCCTGACGGAAGGAAAGGTGGTCGTCAGGGGAAAGAGGGTGGTCGACCTGGGGAACCGCCTCGTCGACTGGATAATGGGGCTCGTGCGGCTCTCCCTGAAAAGCACCTTTACCCGTGCCGCGACGGTTCTGGGCCTCACCGCCTTCTCCATCATTACCGCCATCCTCCTCTTCCCCAAGATGGAATATCTCCCCCAGGGCAACAGGAACCTGGTCATCAGCATCCTCGTCCCCCCGCCCGGCCTCTCTTACGAGGAGAGGCAGGACATTGGAAACTACATCCACGGCTCCATCGAGCCTCACATCGGTCACGACACCGACGGCTTCCCTTCCATAAAAAACCTCTTCTACGTCGGCACGGAGTCCATCATGCTCTTCGGGGCCACGAGCGAGCACATACAGAGGGCGGGAGAGCTCGTTCCCCTCTTTTCCGGCGTTATCACAAAAATTCCCGGGATGTTCGGGGTGAGCAACCAGGCCGGTATCTTCCAGACGAGGCTCGGGAGGGCAAGGACCATAGACGTGGACATCAGCTCGGCCGACATCAAACGCGTCGTCCAGGTCGCCGGGGCCATGTTCGGGTCGATCAAGCAGCAGATCCCCCAGGCCCAGATCCGGCCGATCCCCTCCCTCGAGCTCTCGTACCCGGAGGTGCAGCTGGTGCCGGCCAGGGACCGCCTGAAGGCATCGGGCATGAGCGCCCAAGAGCTCGGCGTGGCCCTCGATGTCATGATGGACGGCAGAAAAGTGGGGGAGTTCAAGAAGGAAGGAGAGAAAAAGATAGACCTCGTCCTGAGAGGGCTGGAAAAGGATATCTCGACCCCCGAGGACCTCTACCGCGCTCTCATGGTGACCCCGGGAGGAAAGGTGGTTCCCGTGAGCTCCCTTGCGAGCCTGAATCGAACTGCCGGGATGACCGAGGTCAGGCACCTGGAGAGGGACAGGACCGTTACCCTCCAGGTGACGCCGCCCCCAGCCCTCCCCCTGCAGGAGGGCATGGAGATCATCAATGAAAAAGTCATCGATCCCCTGCAGGCCCGGGGGATGCTCGAAGACGTGGAAGTGGGAATGAGCGGGGCAGCCGACAAGCTGACTGAAACCAGGAGAGCCCTCCAGTTCAACTTCATCCTCGCTGCCGTCATCACCTATCTCCTCATGTCCTCGCTCTTTGCCAACTTCATATACCCCCTGGTGATCATGTTCACCGTTCCCCTGGCCGCCGCGGGCGGGTTCATCGGATTGACGCTCATAAACCTTTTCCTTCACTCCCATCCCCTGGACATTCTCACCATGCTGGGCTTCGTCATTCTCATCGGGATCGTGGTGAACAACGCCATCCTGATCGTCCACCAGGCATTGAACAACATCCGGCTGCACGGCATGGACCACTACGACGCCATCACGGAATCGGTGAAGACGAGGCTCAGGCCGATTTACATGAGCGCCACAACGAGCATCTTCGGCATGCTGCCCCTCGTGGTAGCACCGGGCCCCGGATCGGAGCTTTACGGGGGTCTGGGAAGCGTGATCCTGGGCGGCCTCGCCCTTTCAACGGTATTCACCGTCTTTGTGATTCCGAGCCTGCTCACGTTCTTCATCGGGATGGAGCAAAGGAGGAAAGAGAGCGGGCCACGGGAGTAA
- a CDS encoding TolC family protein: protein MKKTIAYLFILLTWTTQALSLTIEEAVNITIENSNRIKQFGFLSDSQGEQVKSQRSEFYPAFDVEYAFVRQEEEVFFTSKNTSIFTVQASYNLFKGFIDKYNLDKEKYRFEANLYQEKAVTSDVIFQAKRAFIDVLKTSSNLEVAREAVELLERQKRDSELRFREGLIAKNDLLSVEVDLASARFTQLQVESNLKTARETLMRIMGRPLDPDEILEKPDAPAELVLDRGALREEMFEKRSELKFLRALILADTSEVAAIEGEYWPSVDFLLTYRRLGDSIAPDGRGGLFVIDTELSGLILASWNLFEGYRTAHDRAAKKKEMLAREEELKDLEKEVDLQLEKALERYRISNGQIEVTENAIEQAEENLRITNNQYKEKVVTITDLLDARVRLTRAQFEFNTAFFNLLLSLAEIERVVELETSFLLSQKGAE, encoded by the coding sequence ATGAAAAAAACCATCGCCTACCTCTTCATACTCCTCACCTGGACCACGCAGGCACTGTCGCTGACAATCGAGGAAGCCGTCAACATCACGATCGAAAACAGCAACAGAATAAAGCAGTTCGGTTTCCTGAGCGACTCCCAGGGTGAGCAGGTAAAGTCCCAGAGATCGGAATTCTACCCCGCCTTCGACGTCGAGTACGCCTTTGTCCGGCAGGAGGAGGAGGTGTTCTTCACGTCGAAGAATACCTCCATTTTCACTGTGCAGGCATCGTACAACCTCTTCAAGGGATTCATCGACAAATACAATCTCGATAAGGAGAAATACCGTTTCGAGGCGAACCTCTATCAGGAGAAAGCCGTGACCTCGGACGTGATCTTCCAGGCAAAGAGGGCCTTCATAGATGTTCTGAAGACCAGCAGCAACCTGGAAGTGGCGCGGGAGGCGGTGGAGCTTCTGGAACGGCAAAAGAGGGACTCGGAGCTGCGCTTCCGCGAGGGGCTGATCGCAAAAAACGACCTTTTGAGCGTCGAGGTCGACCTTGCATCGGCCCGCTTCACCCAGCTCCAGGTGGAGAGTAACCTGAAAACCGCCCGGGAGACCCTCATGAGAATAATGGGGAGGCCGCTTGATCCCGATGAAATCCTGGAGAAGCCCGACGCACCGGCGGAGCTGGTCCTCGACAGGGGGGCCCTCAGAGAGGAGATGTTCGAGAAAAGAAGCGAATTGAAGTTCTTGCGGGCGCTTATTCTGGCCGACACATCCGAGGTGGCCGCGATCGAAGGGGAGTACTGGCCTTCCGTCGACTTCCTGCTCACCTACCGCAGGCTCGGGGATTCCATTGCCCCCGATGGAAGGGGAGGGCTCTTTGTCATCGACACGGAGCTGAGCGGGTTGATCTTGGCGTCGTGGAACCTCTTCGAGGGCTACCGGACCGCTCACGACAGGGCTGCGAAAAAGAAAGAAATGCTGGCGCGCGAGGAAGAGCTCAAGGATCTGGAAAAGGAGGTCGACCTGCAGCTCGAAAAAGCCCTGGAGAGGTACCGCATATCGAACGGACAGATCGAGGTGACGGAAAACGCCATCGAACAGGCCGAGGAAAACCTGCGCATCACCAACAACCAGTACAAGGAGAAGGTCGTAACCATCACCGACCTTCTCGACGCGCGGGTGAGGCTCACCCGGGCCCAGTTCGAGTTCAACACGGCATTTTTCAACCTCCTTCTCTCGCTTGCCGAGATCGAGCGGGTGGTGGAGTTGGAAACGTCTTTCCTATTGAGTCAGAAGGGCGCCGAATGA
- a CDS encoding sigma-70 family RNA polymerase sigma factor, with amino-acid sequence MEEKEKIDPETWVDEHGDYLYRFALSRLLDPVLAEELVQETFVGALKSRESFRGQASVKTWLVGILKHKIVDHFRKAGRERPYESVENLQDRQADLFDESGEWKKGPSRWQLDPEKIQENKEFWETFRKCLLGLPPKQIDLFTLRELDGKKSDEICMLLDITPTNLWVMLYRARMSMRTCLEENWFGVKS; translated from the coding sequence ATGGAAGAGAAAGAGAAGATCGACCCCGAAACGTGGGTCGATGAACATGGCGATTACCTCTACCGGTTCGCCCTCTCCCGCCTCCTCGACCCGGTTCTTGCAGAGGAGCTCGTCCAGGAGACCTTTGTTGGAGCGCTCAAGTCACGGGAGAGCTTCAGGGGACAGGCATCGGTCAAGACCTGGCTCGTTGGCATTTTAAAGCACAAAATTGTCGACCACTTCAGGAAAGCGGGACGCGAAAGGCCTTACGAATCGGTGGAAAATCTTCAGGACAGGCAAGCCGACCTCTTCGACGAATCGGGGGAGTGGAAGAAAGGCCCCAGCAGGTGGCAGCTTGATCCGGAAAAGATACAGGAAAACAAAGAGTTCTGGGAAACGTTCAGAAAATGCCTGCTCGGGCTCCCCCCGAAGCAGATCGACCTCTTCACCCTCCGGGAACTCGACGGAAAAAAGAGTGACGAAATATGTATGCTCCTGGACATTACACCGACTAATCTATGGGTAATGCTCTACCGGGCACGCATGAGCATGAGAACGTGCCTCGAGGAGAACTGGTTCGGGGTAAAATCGTAA
- a CDS encoding radical SAM/Cys-rich domain protein gives MEPNAFEKRIAAVTGGGLTSKNITIIQVNLGLLCNQECSHCHLHSSPVRREVMSWSTMRLVIDAVKKTSPSLVDITGGAPELNPHFERFVDELDSMKTGVQVRTNLTVMFEEGKKDLPDFFRANGIHLVASLPCYLEENVDTQRGRGSYGKSIEALLRLNDIGYGIDPDLPLNLVYNPGGPFLPPPQETLEEDYRKELGERYGIKFTSLLTITNMPIGRYLTSLKRENRLESYMKLLKKAFNPDTLEGLMCRQLISIAWDGRIYDCDFNLAIGLSVDHGAPDHITRFETPALKERRIVTGEHCFGCTAGSGSSCQGALL, from the coding sequence ATGGAGCCAAACGCATTCGAAAAGAGAATTGCGGCGGTCACCGGCGGCGGCCTGACCAGCAAAAACATAACTATTATCCAGGTCAACCTGGGCCTCTTATGCAATCAGGAGTGCAGCCATTGCCACCTCCATTCATCCCCGGTCAGAAGAGAGGTGATGAGCTGGAGCACCATGAGACTGGTGATCGATGCCGTGAAAAAGACCTCGCCCTCCCTCGTGGACATTACGGGGGGCGCCCCCGAATTGAACCCGCACTTCGAGCGTTTCGTCGACGAACTCGATTCGATGAAAACAGGGGTTCAGGTCAGGACCAACCTTACCGTCATGTTCGAAGAGGGGAAAAAAGACCTGCCCGATTTTTTCCGGGCAAACGGCATCCACCTCGTCGCTTCCCTCCCCTGCTATCTCGAGGAGAACGTGGACACGCAGCGGGGCCGGGGAAGCTATGGCAAAAGCATCGAGGCTTTATTGCGGCTCAACGACATCGGATACGGCATCGATCCGGATCTTCCGCTGAACCTGGTCTATAACCCCGGGGGACCCTTCCTGCCGCCTCCCCAGGAAACCCTCGAGGAGGATTACCGGAAGGAACTCGGCGAGCGGTACGGGATAAAGTTCACCAGCCTGCTCACCATCACGAACATGCCAATCGGCCGTTATCTTACGAGCCTCAAGCGCGAGAACAGGCTGGAATCCTACATGAAACTCCTGAAGAAGGCCTTCAACCCCGATACCCTCGAGGGTCTCATGTGCAGGCAGCTGATAAGCATTGCATGGGACGGCCGGATCTACGATTGCGACTTCAACCTCGCTATTGGCCTCAGCGTCGACCATGGAGCCCCGGACCACATAACCAGGTTCGAGACTCCGGCACTGAAAGAGCGGAGGATCGTAACGGGCGAGCACTGTTTCGGTTGTACTGCGGGATCCGGCTCCTCCTGCCAGGGAGCCCTTCTCTGA